A stretch of the Elephas maximus indicus isolate mEleMax1 chromosome 3, mEleMax1 primary haplotype, whole genome shotgun sequence genome encodes the following:
- the LOC126071509 gene encoding olfactory receptor 10X1-like, whose protein sequence is MQINQTIVKKFTLIGFSLYPDAQILLFVVFFCLYLLTLMGNLTIMGLTWVDRALHTPMYIFLSALSFSETCYTLSIIPKMLADLLAKKRSVSVIGCGLQMYFFLGLGGTNCAILTLMGYDRFLAICNPLRYPLLMTHILCGELVASAWAGGFFVSPIETALIFRDFFCSPNLVKHFFCHMRAVVRLSCLDSNLTEFIVTLISVSGLLGTFLLIILRYVFILSTVLQIPSAEGKQKAFSTCASHLTVVIIHFGFASIVYLKPEGSRRDDTLIAVPYTVITAFLSPLIFSLRNKDMKNAFVKVVGKIVS, encoded by the coding sequence ATGCAGATTAACCAGACAATAGTGAAGAAATTCACCCTCATTGGTTTTTCTCTTTACCCAGATGCACAGATATTACTATTTGTGGTCTTCTTTTGCCTTTACCTTCTCACCCTAATGGGTAATCTGACCATCATGGGTCTAACCTGGGTGGACAGAGCCCTCCACACCCCTATGTACATCTTCCTGAGtgcactctccttttctgagactTGCTACACATTGAGCATCATCCCCAAAATGCTGGCAGATCTACTGGCCAAGAAGAGAAGCGTCTCGGTCATAGGTTGTGGCTTACAGATGTATTTCTTCTTAGGACTTGGAGGCACtaactgtgccatcctcactttaaTGGGGTATGATCGCTTTCTGGCCATCTGCAACCCTCTCAGGTATCCACTGCTTATGACCCACATCCTATGTGGGGAACTTGTGGCCTCTGCTTGGGCTGGAGGCTTCTTTGTATCTCCGATAGAGACAGCATTGATATTCAGAGACTTTTTCTGCAGTCCCAACCTTGTCAAACACTTCTTCTGCCATATGCGTGCAGTGGTGAGATTGTCCTGTTTAGACAGCAACCTCACAGAATTCATTGTAACATTGATCTCAGTATCAGGTTTGCTCGGTACCTTTCTACTCATTATCCTCAGGTATGTCTTCATTCTTTCCACTGTCCTACAGATTCCTTCAGCTGAGGGCAAGCAGAAGGCATTTtccacctgtgcctcccacctcacAGTGGTCATAATCCATTTTGGTTTTGCATCTATTGTTTACTTGAAGCCAGAGGGTTCACGAAGAGATGACACACTCATAGCTGTCCCTTACACTGTTATTACTGCTTTCCTCAGCCCCCTCATTTTCAGCCTCAGGAATAAGGACATGAAGAATGCTTTTGTAAAGGTGGTGGGAAAGATAGTAAGCTAG